A window of the Nibribacter ruber genome harbors these coding sequences:
- a CDS encoding class I SAM-dependent methyltransferase — protein MDIQQAYNLWSAQYDTNKNRTRDLEALALQEITQPIQFKRCLEIGCGTGKNTTWLATRAQQVTAVDFSEQMLAKAKAKVPADHVQFHQADITHPWSFATYAYDLITFSLVLEHIEQLSPIFEKANQALAPNGRIYVGELHPFKQYKGTKARFDSEEGTTELTCFTHHLSDFTNAAKQHGLVVDSLQEFFDEEDKTTIPRILSLVFKKGKLK, from the coding sequence ATGGACATTCAACAAGCCTATAATCTCTGGTCTGCCCAATACGACACCAATAAAAACAGAACCAGAGACTTAGAGGCGTTGGCATTGCAGGAAATAACACAGCCAATCCAATTTAAAAGATGTTTAGAAATTGGCTGTGGCACGGGCAAGAACACCACATGGTTAGCCACACGTGCGCAACAGGTCACGGCGGTAGATTTCTCAGAACAGATGCTGGCCAAAGCGAAAGCCAAGGTGCCCGCAGACCACGTCCAGTTCCATCAGGCAGACATTACCCATCCCTGGTCTTTTGCCACCTACGCCTATGACCTGATTACCTTTAGCCTAGTCTTGGAGCATATTGAGCAGTTGTCTCCCATTTTTGAGAAAGCCAACCAAGCACTGGCGCCCAACGGACGCATTTACGTGGGAGAGCTGCACCCTTTCAAACAATACAAAGGCACCAAGGCCAGATTTGATTCTGAAGAAGGCACGACGGAACTAACCTGTTTCACCCACCATTTGTCAGACTTCACCAACGCAGCCAAACAGCACGGGCTGGTAGTAGACTCCCTGCAAGAGTTTTTTGATGAAGAAGACAAGACTACAATTCCCAGGATTCTATCGCTGGTTTTTAAGAAGGGTAAGCTGAAATAG